The sequence TCTTAAACATTTCAGAAGTGCAGCACATGGAACTTAGTAAAAGTATCTGTATTTTCTGTATCATCCATGAAAACCCGATGGCATCACTGGGTACTCAAAGGATTGTATACCAAACACTGTGACAAAGCAGAGCACcataatactaaaaataaaaaacgaTGGTCTAAGATAAAAAATGACACGTGGACACAGACGAGGAAAATGTACAAATATGTCTCTGGAAAGACAGCAACAGCCACAACTGGTTCTTTCTTGCACATCCCACCATATTTACTGTCACTGAAAACTCAAGAGTATATGCAGTTTACTAAGGATGTATCTCAGCCCTTCTGTCTGGGCCACACTGTGACATCTGGTAACCTTGATTTCATGACAGTAGAAGGAGGAGTTGCTTTAACTATGGAGGCTATGAAAAGAATTACAGACTTCTGAATAAGGCTGcaagcatgcgtgctaagtcacttagacGTGTCTAACTCTGGGACCCTgtgcactatagcccaccaggctcctctgtccatgggattctccaggcaagaatactggaatgagttaccatttccttctccagggaaataagTCTGAAAAGTATGCAAATCAAAGTGTGATTTGGAACTTATCAGAAGATACGCATCTTAGCAGTCTGCCTGAAATATGCAGGAGTTCCTGCAGAAAGTAGAGGATTCCAAAGGAAGAATTCTATTTAACACAAAACCAACTACACATCTTATTCAAGAGACAATGCCTCATAACCCTGAGCAAGTAGTAGAAGGCTGCTGTTCAGATACAGCTATTACTTTTAATGGACTGACTCCCGAAAATATGATAGTAATGACATATGGTGTGTACCAGCCTAGAGCATTTGGACATTATTTTAGCAACACACTGATTTTCTTGTCCCCAGATGATTCAGAAAATCACAGAGGACTGGGGAATAATAGAACTGTGCTGTCcaagagcacttgaaatgtggctagtccaaATTGAAATGTGGTAGAACTGTAAAATACACACTTCATTCAATAACACAGTATTTGAAAACCTattacaaaaagaataaaaatctcagTAATTGTTCATATTGACtcatgttgaaataatattttaatgtcacattaaataaaatataatattaaaattaatttaatatactgtttctttttcattttattaatgctattagaaatttttaaattacatatgtttCTCACTTTATATTTCTATTCGATAATAAAAGTGTAAAACATTCCATTGTAACTATATATGGCAATTTAACTGCCTGTCcacatagcaatatttttttaaggTAGTTTATTGCAAGGATCTAGATTCTGGAAGAATTTTTGAATATTTGGATACATAAATAAGTATTTCCCAAGTGCATTCTCTGGACCTCAAATCAcctttaatttttgtgaagatatttccaggtggcactagtggtaaagaatccaccttccagtacaggagacgcaagaaacgcaggtttgatccctgagtcgggaagattccctggagagggaaatggcaacccactccagtattcatgcctagataatctcatggacagaaaagcctggtgggctacagtctatgaggtcgcaaacagttggacatgactgagcacatcaaCACAGCACACTTCATGTTTCATAAACAAGCACTGTTgtctaaaaacattttattgagtCTGTTACAGACTATCGTATTACATAAAGAAGCTGGACAAGCAATGTATCTCCTGTCTAGGACAGTccttaaacaaaaaaattaactgacATGCACACACTGACATCACATTCTTTCACTACTGACAATATGCTGACAACTGTCATTTCTACAATGCAACGACATTGTGTTTTCAGAGGAATTTCTACACTTGTGCAGCCTTGTCGccaattttgaatatttttgagatttccaGGGAAAACAGGAAAATCCACAAATGCGTTGCTGCTTTGTAAACTTTGGCTagtgaaaataaatgactgaCATACCTATGAGAATGGCCGAAATCCAGAACACCGACAATACCAAATGCTAGCAAGAATGTGGAagaacaggaactctcattcactgcatgctttcttataaaattaaacatactctATCATACTATCCAGCAAGTGTGCTCCtcggtatttacccaaaggagttgaaaacttatgttcatatAAAAACTTTCACACAGATATttacagcagttttattcataattgccaaaacttggaagccatCAAGATTTCCTTCAATAGATGACTGGatagataaactgtggtataaccagacaataaaatattatttactgcTAAAAGGAAACAAGCTATCAAGCTATGAAAAGGCATGAAGGAAACGTAAaacatattattaagtgaaagaagccaaactgAAAAGGCCACATAAagtatgattccaactacataacattctggaaaactatggagacaatagaAGGATCAGTGGTtgtgagggtggggctgggggagagcgTGGAGAGGGATGAATAAGCAGAGCACAGAAgctttttaggacagtgaaagtACTctgctggagagggaaatggccacccaccccagtattcttgcctgcagaatctcatggacagaggctacaggccatggggtcacaaaaagtcagacatgactgagtgactaacaccactCCActaaatactctgtatgataccatCATAATACACACATGTCACTATACACTGTCCAAACCCatggaatgtacaacaccaagagtgagaCTATGAACTCTGGGTGATGATAATGTGTCGATGTAGGTTGAACAATTCGTAACATGTACCTCTCTGGTGAGGAATGTTAGTAATGGGGATGGctaactatggagaacagtgtggagatttcttttaaaaactggaaatagaactgccatacaacccagcaatcccactgctgggcaaacacactgaggaaaccagaattgaaagagatgtgtacccccatgttcatcacagcactgtttacaatagccaggacacggaagcaacctagatatccatcagcagacgaatggataagaacgttgtggtacatatacaccatggagtattactcagccattaaaaagaacgcaattgagtcagttctaatgaggtggatgaaactggagcctattacacagagtgaagtaagccagaaagaaaaacaccaatacagtatattaatgcatatatatggagtttagaaagatggtaacaacgacCCTAtcaactctgtgggaaaaggcgagggtgggatgatttgagagaatagcagtgaaacatgtatattaccatatgtgaaacagatgaccagtccaagtttgatgcatgaagcagggcactcaaagccggtgcactgggacaacccagagggatgggatggggagggaggtgggagggggattcaggatgggggactcatgtacacccaaggctgattcacgtcaatgtatggcaaaaccatcacaatattgtaaagtaattagcctccaattaaaataaataaattttaaaaaagaaaaaaaataatgaggatGGCTATACATATGTGGGGGCAGAGAATACATGAAAAATTTGTATCTTCCACCCAATTTTTCTGTGAATCCTAAGATGCTCTAAAAAGACAAAGTCTTAAtaatagtcattttttaaaaagattgaataatttctcaaaaaaaaaaaagattgaataaTTTCTCAAGGGGGACACTTTGAATgtttgccccccaccccagcaaatTCACATCTTGGAATCTTAATGCCCAATGTGATGGTGATTAAACCTTGAGGGTGGGCCCCTCATGAACTGCGTTAGTGCTTTTATTATAGAGATTCTACAGAGCTCCCAGCCCCTTCTGCCAGGTAACAGTGCAAGAAGTCAAGTGACCCAGACCAGGGCCCTAACCTGACTATGCTGGAATCCTGGTATCATacctccagcctccaaaactgggaGAAATAAGATTTCTATTGTTTGTAAGCTACATATTCTGTTGTTATTTTGTTACAGCAATCCCCACAGACTAAGACAGAGAATTGGTTCTGAGAGTGAGGTGCTGCTTAACAAATATCTAAAAATGTGGAAGCAATTTTGGAACTGGGTAATAGATAGAGACTGGAAGAATTTCAAGGTGCATGGTAGAAAAAACCTACATGACCATGAACAGACCATTAAAGCAATTCTGGTGAGAGGTCAGAAGAACAGGAAAGCTATAGAGAAAGCCTCAATCTTCCTGGAGTGCATAGCTAAGGATTGTGAACAGATTGTTGATAGAAATGATGGCTGGTAAACGCTCTTCTGATGAGATCAGGTGGACATGAGGAACATATCACTGGAAACCAGAGGAAAAGTGAGACCAGAGCCTACAATAAGCACTGGAGCATCCTGAACTTCTCCCCTAGAGCTGAATGCCCTGCACAACCCTGTAAAGACCTACAGGGGAAGTGAGTGTGGGGCTGGGAATAGTGCGTATTAATGGAAAACATGTGGCCCTTAGAGCCAACTAGTTCTCTGAAACATTCTCATTTATACCCATGTGCCCAATGTGCAGCAGCTAAGCATTTACTTCCTGTTAAAAGACTGAATGTTCTTCTCCTATAAAGTTGAATAAATTACTTGAAGGACTCTAGTCCAACAACTGTGGCATTTATGGGCTCATGGTGTAATAAGCAGTCTCAGACCCACTCATTCTAAAGCAAATATTGATAGTCAACCAGCACTGATTTTATACACAATTGTTGGTCAACTTTTCAGATATCCcatccttaaatataaatggaccaCCAAAGATCATCAGACATTTGAGAAAAGCTTgcaacctgaaaaagaaaaagcaaactgaaaagtggaaaataatctcagaggaaagaaaaataattcaaggaaGAGaacttaaaaagaattaaaattagagTTCAGGAACCAGGaattttcaaatacattattTCGTAGCGATGTCATAGACAGAAATTGTCATTCCAATTAGAAATACCAGGAAATTGGTGTTTCGAATGCCCCCAGCCAGTGACATGGATGGGATGTGAGCCTTCATGTTCAGAATCCCTAGTGCTCTTTTAGTTGAACCACAGCTGCTTAGGTATTTATAAACTCCACCCACAGTGTATAGTTATACAGAACCAAATGTAAATCAGTCCCAGATACATGAAACCACAAAATCCTTGGCTGGAAAGCATCTGTCTTGATTTTTGTCCCTTGTATTCTATTCTTTTGGCGTAGGAATCTTTTATTAGCAACTTAAAATCATTAACATTCATAATAGGAACAATTTTAAGCTGCATGGTCTCAAGAAACCTACTGCAGAAGGAAacacaccatttaaaaaaaaaaaattgtcatcaaAAATAATAtcctcaggatttccctggtggtccagtggctaagatctgcaactcccaatgcagggtacccaga is a genomic window of Muntiacus reevesi chromosome 3, mMunRee1.1, whole genome shotgun sequence containing:
- the C1GALT1C1L gene encoding LOW QUALITY PROTEIN: C1GALT1-specific chaperone 1-like protein (The sequence of the model RefSeq protein was modified relative to this genomic sequence to represent the inferred CDS: inserted 5 bases in 3 codons; deleted 2 bases in 2 codons; substituted 4 bases at 4 genomic stop codons), which produces KAVLVGSICCIVIFMFGQITSRHRXNSRPXXTPSLRPPNRKDLLNISEVQHMELSKSICIFCIIHENPMXHHWVLKGLYTKHCDKAEHHNTKNKKRWSKIKNDTWTQTRKMYKYVSGKXSNSHNWFFLAHPTIFTVTENSRYMQFTKDVSQPFCLGHTVTSGNLDFMTVEGGVALTMEAMKRITDFXIRLQACSEKYANQSVIWNLSEDRILAVCLKYAGVPAESXEDSKGRILFNTKPTTHLIQETMPHNPEQVVEGCCSDTAITFNGLTPENMIVMTYGVYQPRAFGHYFSNTLIFLSPDDSENHRGLGNNRTVLSKST